Below is a window of Halomonas sp. Bachu 37 DNA.
ATGCCGGTCGGCGCACGCAGCGAGGTGTCTTTCACATCAGACGCCTTCTCGCCGAAGATGGCACGCAGCAGCTTCTCTTCCGGCGTCAGCTGGGTTTCGCCCTTGGGCGTCACCTTGCCTACCAGAATATCGCCGGGACCCACTTCGGCGCCGATGTAGACTACGCCCGCCTCATCCAGCTTGGAGAGCGCCGACTCACCCACGTTGGGGATATCGGAGGTGATCTCTTCCGAACCCAACTTGGTATCACGGGACACGCAGGTCAGTTCCTGAATGTGGATCGTGGTGAAACGGTCTTCCTGGACCACCCGCTCGGACAGCAGGATGGAGTCCTCGAAGTTGTAGCCGTTCCAGGGCATGAACGCGATGCGCATGTTCTGGCCCAGGGCCAGGTCACCCATGTCCACCGACGGGCCGTCGGCGAGGATATCGCCACGTGCCACGTTGTCTCCGGGACGCACGATGGGGCGCTGGTTCATGCAGGTGTTCTGGTTGGAACGCACGTACTTGGTCAGGTTGTAGATATCGACCCCGGCTTCACCACCGATGATCTCGTCTTCGTTGACCCGTACCACGACGCGACGCGCATCCACCGAGTCGATCACACCGCCACGACGCGCCACGGCACAGACGCCGGAGTCGCGTGCAACGAAGCGCTCCATGCCGGTACCGACGAGCGGCTTTTCGGCACGCAGGGTCGGCACCGCCTGACGCTGCATGTTCGAGCCCATCAAGGCGCGGTTGGCGTCATCGTGCTCGAGGAACGGAATCAAGGCCGCTGCCACGGAGACGACCTGGCGCGGCGATACGTCCATCAGCGTCACTTGCTCGGGGCGCATGAAAGTGGTTTCGCCGCGATGACGCACCTGTACCAGATCGTCATTCAGCTTGTTCGACTCGTCCACCGCCGCCGACGCCTGGGCGATAACGTAGTCGCCCTCCTCGATCGCCGACAGGTGAACGATATCGTCGGTCAACTGACGATCGACCACCTTGCGGTACGGCGTCTCGAGGAAACCGTAGCTGTTGGTGTGGCTGTAGGTGGCCAACGAGTTGATCAGGCCGATGTTCGGGCCTTCCGGTGTCTCGATCGGGCACAGGCGGCCGTAGTGCGTGGCGTGAACGTCGCGCACCTCGAAGCCGGCGCGCTCACGGGTCAAGCCACCCGGGCCGAGCGCCGAGACACGACGCTTGTGCGTCACCTCGGAGAGCGGGTTGTTCTGGTCCATGAACTGAGAAAGCTGGCTGGAGCCGAAGAACTCCTTCACCGCCGCCGCCACCGGCTTGGCGTTGATCAGATCCTGCGGCATCAGGCCTTCGCTTTCGGCCATGGAAAGACGCTCTTTCACCGCACGTTCGACGCGCACCAGACCAACGCGGAACTGGTTTTCCGCCATCTCGCCGACACAACGGATACGGCGGTTGCCCAGGTGGTCGATATCGTCGACATCGCCGAAGCCGTTGCGGATATTGATCAGCTCCTTGAGTACATCGAGGATATCGCGCTGATCGAGGACACCGGCACCGGTATCGGCGTCGCGGCGCAGGCGACGGTTGAACTTCATGCGACCTACGCCGGACAGGTCGTAACGGTCTTCGGTGAAGAACAGGTTGTGGAACAGCGTCTCGGCGGCTTCCTTGGTGGGCGGCTCACCGGGGCGCATCATGCGATAGATTTCCACCAGCGCTTCAAGCTGAGAGTTGGTGGTGTCCAGCTTGAGTGTATCGGAGATGAACGAGCCGCAATCCAGGTCGTTGGTATACAGCGTTTCCAACTCGACGATACCGCCCTGGCCCAACGCTTCCAGCAGCTCCGGCGTAATCTCGGTATTGCACGGGCAGATCAACTCGCCGGTCCTGGTGTCGACCTGATCCTTGGCCAACGTCTTGCCGAACAGGTACTCCATCGGCACATCGAGGCGCTCGATGCCGCTTTTCTCCAGCTGGCGAATATGCTTCTGGGTGACACGACGGCCTTCCTCGACGATCACGCTGCCATCGGCATCCTTGATGTCGAAGGTCGCGGTCTCGCCGCGCAGGCGCGAGGGCACCAGCTCCACGGAGAAGCCGGACTTCTCGATATGGAACTTGCTGGTCTCGAAGAACTCGTCGAGGATCTCTTCGGCGCTCATGCCCAATGCACGCATCAATACGGACGCCGGCAGCTTGCGGCGACGGTCGATACGCACGAAGACGTTGTCCTTGGGATCGAACTCGAAGTCGAGCCAGGAGCCGCGGTAAGGAATCACGCGTGCCGAGTAGAGCAGCTTGCCCGAGGAGTGGCTCTTGCCCTTGTCGTGGTCGAAGAACACGCCCGGCGAGCGGTGCAGCTGGGAGACGATGACACGCTCGGTACCGTTGATCACGAAGGTACCGTTCTCGGTCATCAGGGGGATTTCCCCCATGTAGACTTCCTGCTCCTTG
It encodes the following:
- the rpoB gene encoding DNA-directed RNA polymerase subunit beta, with protein sequence MAYSYTEKKRIRKDFGKLPQVMDVPYLLAIQLDSYYDFLQQDRSPDERHEVGLHAAFKSVFPIESFSGNAALEYVSYRFGTPAFDVKECQLRGVTYSAPLRVKVRLIIYDRDSSNKAIKDIKEQEVYMGEIPLMTENGTFVINGTERVIVSQLHRSPGVFFDHDKGKSHSSGKLLYSARVIPYRGSWLDFEFDPKDNVFVRIDRRRKLPASVLMRALGMSAEEILDEFFETSKFHIEKSGFSVELVPSRLRGETATFDIKDADGSVIVEEGRRVTQKHIRQLEKSGIERLDVPMEYLFGKTLAKDQVDTRTGELICPCNTEITPELLEALGQGGIVELETLYTNDLDCGSFISDTLKLDTTNSQLEALVEIYRMMRPGEPPTKEAAETLFHNLFFTEDRYDLSGVGRMKFNRRLRRDADTGAGVLDQRDILDVLKELINIRNGFGDVDDIDHLGNRRIRCVGEMAENQFRVGLVRVERAVKERLSMAESEGLMPQDLINAKPVAAAVKEFFGSSQLSQFMDQNNPLSEVTHKRRVSALGPGGLTRERAGFEVRDVHATHYGRLCPIETPEGPNIGLINSLATYSHTNSYGFLETPYRKVVDRQLTDDIVHLSAIEEGDYVIAQASAAVDESNKLNDDLVQVRHRGETTFMRPEQVTLMDVSPRQVVSVAAALIPFLEHDDANRALMGSNMQRQAVPTLRAEKPLVGTGMERFVARDSGVCAVARRGGVIDSVDARRVVVRVNEDEIIGGEAGVDIYNLTKYVRSNQNTCMNQRPIVRPGDNVARGDILADGPSVDMGDLALGQNMRIAFMPWNGYNFEDSILLSERVVQEDRFTTIHIQELTCVSRDTKLGSEEITSDIPNVGESALSKLDEAGVVYIGAEVGPGDILVGKVTPKGETQLTPEEKLLRAIFGEKASDVKDTSLRAPTGMVGTVIDVQVFTRDGVEKDTRALSIEQMQLDEVRKDLQETYRIAEDATFERLKRTLEGQAVNGGPNLKKGDVLDEAYLDELPRQQWFKLRLQDETFNELLAQADEQLENRRKEMDERFEDKKRKLTQGDDLAPGVLKIVKVYMAVKRRIQPGDKMAGRHGNKGVISAIMPIEDMPFDEKGEPVDVVLNPLGVPSRMNVGQILETHLGMAARGLGMKIDSMLRDARGQQVAEIRDFLGQIYNTPGTRVEDLDSLTDDEVIALAKNLKAGVPMATPVFDGAKEHEIKHLLKLADIPESGQMTLYDGRTGDAFDRSVTVGYMYMLKLNHLVDDKMHARSTGSYSLVTQQPLGGKAQFGGQRFGEMEVWALEAYGAAYTLQEMLTVKSDDVEGRTKMYKNIVDGDHTMQAGMPESFNVLVKEIRSLGIDIELES